The Rhizobium oryzihabitans genomic sequence AAATTTACCCATATCCCCTGTCTTAACGACAGCGCCGAGGGTATGGATGTTCTCGAAAAGGTTGTACGGCGAGAGTTGCAAGGCTGGGTGTAATCTTGCCATAACGCTACTGGGGTAAAACCCCTGACGGTTCTTACCCTGGAGGAAATGTGATGATTGAATTGGGCGGCTTCGATATTGTTGTTCTGGCAGCGGTGGCGCTGGTTATTCTGGTGCTGTTTGCCGGTATCAAGACCGTGCCGCAGGGACATCGTTACACGGTTGAACGGTTCGGGCGCTACACCCGCACGCTCGAGCCCGGCCTGAACCTCATCGTGCCCTTCATCGAAAGCATCGGTTCGAAAATGAATGTCATGGAGCAGGTGCTCCATATACCGACACAGGAAGTTATCACACGCGATAATGCCAGTGTCTCCGCCGATGCCGTCACCTTCTATCAGGTCCTCAATGCCGCCCAGGCCGCCTACCAGATTTCCAACCTGGAAATGGCGATTGAAAACCTCACCATGACGAACATCCGCTCGGTGATGGGCTCGATGGATCTCGACGAATTGCTGTCGAACCGCGATGCGATCAATGATCGCCTTCTGCGCGTGGTGGATGAGGCCGTGGGACCATGGGGCATCAAGGTCACGCGCATCGAGATCAAGGACATTGCGCCGCCGAAGGACCTCGTCGATTCCATGGCACGGCAGATGAAGGCGGAGCGTGAAAAACGCGCGCAGGTGCTGGAGGCAGAAGGCGCCCGCAACGCCCAGATTCTGCGCGCCGAAGGTGCAAAGCAATCGGCCATTCTTGAGGCGGAAGGTCAACGCGAGGCGGCGTTCCGCGATGCCGAAGCCCGCGAACGTCTGGCCGAGGCCGAAGCCAACGCCACCCGAATGGTGTCGGACGCCATTGCCGCCGGCAATGTCCATGCCATCAACTATTTCGTCGCCCAGAAATATACCGAGGCGCTCGCCGAGATCGGCACCGCCAAGAATTCCAAGATCGTGCTGATGCCGATGGAGGCTTCGGCGCTGATCGGTTCGCTCGGCGGTATCGGCACGATTGCAAAAGAGGTCTTCGGCGACAGGGGCGATGCGCCAACCGCACCCGCCGCCCCCACATCTTCCCGCTCGGTGCC encodes the following:
- a CDS encoding SPFH domain-containing protein, with product MIELGGFDIVVLAAVALVILVLFAGIKTVPQGHRYTVERFGRYTRTLEPGLNLIVPFIESIGSKMNVMEQVLHIPTQEVITRDNASVSADAVTFYQVLNAAQAAYQISNLEMAIENLTMTNIRSVMGSMDLDELLSNRDAINDRLLRVVDEAVGPWGIKVTRIEIKDIAPPKDLVDSMARQMKAEREKRAQVLEAEGARNAQILRAEGAKQSAILEAEGQREAAFRDAEARERLAEAEANATRMVSDAIAAGNVHAINYFVAQKYTEALAEIGTAKNSKIVLMPMEASALIGSLGGIGTIAKEVFGDRGDAPTAPAAPTSSRSVPPTRSSGQTINVTVPGNPFGSSSEK